Below is a window of Uloborus diversus isolate 005 chromosome 3, Udiv.v.3.1, whole genome shotgun sequence DNA.
tatgaaccTTGAAGTTGCTACTATTGAAGCACTCGGAAgtactggccactactggtgtgtttttctaatacattaatttattttatctatggATTAAATATCTTCAAGGTCTCAAGAACGCTATATTTCATAAATTTGACTATGTGTGATTTCATGAAATACAAGCAAAATAAGGTAATTAATTTCACGGAAAACGATTCTGTAGGGGCACATTCAAACTGTGTGCTTTAAATATTCAAGCTGAAGTGAGTCAGATTTTGACATGGTTATATTAAACCTAAACTAAAGAAACTAATGTACTTGATTTTTGAAAATAGGATGCTCTAAGGCAAACTCACCAGACtgcataaattttcaaaacgCTCAAGTTCCTGCTATACAGTTTGAATAAGACAAATCATTTCTCTAAAATGTGACTAAATATTATCGCTGAGTTTTAATGGTAGTGAAaagtttcatttccattttttaaagctGTACTCTTGTTTGTGAACACTTAAGTTATGTatgtttatttacttttgcaGAGGGCGGATGCTACGGAGAAGTAAATCAACTTGGAGGTGTCTTTGTTAACGGAAGGCCGCTCCCAAATGCTATTCGTCTCCGGATCGTAGAGCTGGCTCAGTTAGGAGTACGTCCATGTGATATTTCAAGACAATTAAGAGTGTCACACGGCTGTGTGTCAAAAATCCTTGCCCGTTATCACGAAACTGGATCCATTTTACCCGGTGCTATTGGTGGCTCTAAACCACGTGTCACGACACCGAAAGTAGTGTCTTACATTCGAGAGCTAAAGCAAAAAGATCCAGGCATTTTCGCCTGGGAAATTCGAAATAAACTGATTGACGATGGAGTTTGTGACAGTTGCAACGTACCATCTGTAAGTAGCATCAGCAGAATTTTACGACACAAAATCGGAGTAAGCACAACCTATGGAGGTTTGGACAAAGAAACTGCTCGCCACCTTTATGGAGCAATATATCCCTATCCTTGCAATGGAAGTCAAGCTCAGCAACCTTCTCCAGCGCATTCTTCGAACATTCCGCTCTCAATAGCAACAAAAGTGAACGTCTCTTCTCCAAGCCCTTTGACTCCAAGAGCTTGGCCTTCCGCTCATTCAGTTTCCAACTTATTAGGGCATTCTATGGGATTCCAACCTTCACCACCCATGGGAGTTCCTGCAGGAGGTCAGTTTGCTCAATTTCCAACAGCAGATGCTGCTGCCGCCGTAGTTGCACAAGCTGCTCAAAATTACAACTACTATATGTACCATTTACATGGACACCACCATCATCAAAATACAGCTGTTCCAGGATTTGTTCCCTCAGTTCCTCAACCAGCCCAAAATTTATCTCTTGCTACAACAACAGGCCCGCTTTGATACTTCATCGAATACGAAAGCCCAAAAGTAACTTTGTTTAATGTTtcagtaaaattatttaatgaactgCAATATGGAAGGGATAAATAATCATATGTTTTATGTAGTTGAGTGATtaactgaaaatgaaaatatctagCACATTGTTTTATCACACTTTTGAACctaagtaactattaattaaaatcGGTAATTTTCCCTATGATGTAATTCTAACTAATTGTTGCAATAGGAAAATTGTGTTACAAACagctattaatttatatttatgagCGAATCCGtacgaaacataaaaaaaagcatacaaTGCAACATTATAAGATTGTTTTAAGTTCACTTCAGAAATTGATTGATAGAAGTAACTTCTAAATTGAGCATAcagtttatttacttttcttcttCATTACATATTCGGTCTCTTTTCCTCGAAAATCATGCAATACATCTAAAAATATAGTAGTTGAAAAGTGGatcacatcatttttttatggaaaaaaatgaataaaaaagaaagtgagAGAAAGAGATGCAAATTCTATTGTAGGGAAAAAAAACGACAATTTCAATATTGCTAACTTAACGGTTCGATATTTAAGAtcgatatttttttatattaataataatttgtgTTGAGGGTAAGTAGGTAAGTAtgctgaaataaattttcagtctttAGCTCACTAGTGTTTCTCACAGAATATCACTTCCGTCGTTTGCAACGACGCCTTGAAGGAAAAATTAAACTATTAACTACTAAAATATACGGAATCTATGATACTATTCAACCCCAGCTCGCTATTAATAAGTGTCGTCACATAGGTACTTTTGGTGTTGTTTctggcaaaaaaaattatttatcaatgcaattatttccttgaatttgagtcacttttcaCGAGATTCGTGAAAAACATGATCTGTAACATTCAACTTGCATCATTAccattaaatttaaaagttgcaGCTTTTAGCAATAAAAGACAAAATACTTCGTTTTTCTTGTTGTCGTCAGCCTGAAAACGTCTCACATTACTTTGTAGAGAGATAGTGAAACGAAAACATTGTTTCCTCACTTAAAATTAAGGTGTTCTATTTTGAAACTTGTCGCATTTTGGGAAATTAGAGCTTGCTCAACGAgtatatatttgcattttactctcggaatttcgaattttggtttgtaattttattatatttgaatataAGGAGCCATTATTTATCATTATGTAAAGTATCAAATTTctaaccccccttttttttaaagtagtgatTATTACGTGCTGCGAGTGTGGCATGCAGTCACACCTGCAACACGTACATCTTTTTAAgtgcacattttatttttcgaaagttgatacagtggacgccggttaattgaatcagtggttaattgaatcaaattGTCAGAAACAGCAGAATACATCTTCATTGAATTCGTCGCTTAATTGAATAGAAACTTTTTAGAagaaacatgattcatataagcggcggtcacttatagtcaaatatatgaaaattaaaaatcaaagtttaacattccaaaaataaagtgcaaatagATACGCAAAATAGTCGCACTCGAACAAACGGGTTAAGTAAGATATATCTATTATTTAGTAAGTTGTAACTTTCAGTTTTAGATATTTTCTTCGCGTGTCAACCAATCAAATTTCTTTAACTGTTATTTACATCATTAAACAAtgacaatgttttaaaaaagataatacatACACAAAACGTCCCTCATTAAAATCTAAGTATGACTTAACACGTTTTATATCTATAAtcgttatttaaatatatatatatatatatatatatatatatatatatatatatatatatatatatatatatataatcgcagTATCGAAATAGAATTCCAATTAAAGGTGAAGCttaaaaatttctataaaagttTATGACCAGTATTAACAACTGATTAAACCCACCATACTTCGAAAGCATCGTTCAAAACTTTTCCatcaaatttcaattaaaataaaacaaaaaatagttaagtTTCCTCCATTTTAGAAAACGGTAGTTCAATCCTTTTAAAAGATGATGAATTACTCTGTAGATCTTCCATCTAAATTTCCTTTCAACGTAATGCGAACGCTATAATTGGTCTCTGATTACTATCATATGCTAATGGCGCCAGAAAAAGATGAATGGAAGATAGAGACTTTAAGACAGAAaccacctgtttttttttaaatcgaagttACGCAGTTTTAAGCTTCTTTGTGCCAGAAACGATTTCCACTAACGAAGGATATTAAAGAgaattaaaaatatcttcataTATTCTCTGAGTATTTTACACAAAgtgccttttttttatttggaaggaAAAACGTGAATGCATGAGTGCGCAATTTAACCATGAGCTAATTAAGCTGTTCTGAGTGAgcgataaaaacataaaaatgttccAGTTAGTATTAAATGTAGCAAGTGTTTATGTGTAAGGAAGGAAATcttcaaaaaaagtcaaaaactttcttcaatgattttcttcattttgccttATACATAAGGTATCATTTAAAACCTTGCTCACGTTGTAGACAGCTTTGTACAGTGATACTCAATATCCAGCAAGCAGGCCGCATGTACCTCGAATTGGTTTAGTGAGCCCAGTAAAAGCTCAGCAAAGAGGTTTTGTGGACcaagtaaaaacaagcaaaaaacttAACAAACCCATTTTTGTGCAGgcgctctttaaaaaaaactttttctgttcttgaaatatttcaatttgatttGACCAAGAAAAATAGTTGTTATATGAAGTTATTATCAAAAGCACGAAAGTCAATTTTTATACTGTCGCATGTGTGAAATCTTTTTACTATGTATGATGTGCACGAAAGACAGAAACTTTGAATATTGATGGAAGAGTATAAAGGGTTTCCGAAGTTTCTCTTGTTTTTCATTTGGTCAGAAATACGTCAccagaggggtttttttttttttttttcggttttaagcTGAAAAAAACTGCTATCGCTGAAAGAGTAGTTATTCAGAGTAACAAAAAGCATTCTTAAAGACCAATTAAATATCCACTTTTGAAGTTGTTAAAAACTAAGCATATTGGTAGATATAGGGTCGCTCTGACACAGATATTTGTTTTAGGAGGTGCATATCGTTGTTTTTATGAAAGTAGCAATTATTTTGGAATAACGATACAGAGAAActccaaaagaaaaagttttttctctcgtTTCTTCTACTTAAAATAGTTCAAGGGttgattttgttttccttttcttttttcgaaaaaggtaaaaatttcaagaataaggATCGTTCATGAGATATAAAGACATTATGATAACTAAAACTTCACTTACCAGTCTACAAGTGAACTTcgctgaaaaaattattaaaaagtatatatatatagtgattaaaaaatatgctcgcaaattaaaaaaaaagtcaaaatgcatatgaatcaaaataaaatgttatttaggCATTAGTACAGGGTGTTGTGCAGGGTGTTTCCATTTAACccgcaagacctctattttcgcaataaATGCATacctccaattgcaaaaatgttcaaaatgagatgcaatttaaggtattgaaagtttgaaccGAAAGAAGAAATGagttacaaaattgaaaatttaactttttatacgggccgtagttcccctaacttatgtttaaagaaataatctctattgaaaaatagTTGGCACCAGCACCAGCGTTCACGTACCCCTAAAATGCATGAGAGATTGCTGTACACCCCTGAATTATTCCTCTTACATTTTCaggattgtaaaaaatatttcgttttaagTTGATCTTCTGTTATCACTCATTCATATTGTGGAAAAAATGCACCTCAAATACGATATTTGACAGTTCATATCAATTATTTCTCATTAAATAAATACGCTAGGCACATTTACATGAGTATTACccttgagaaggaatagatggggagagtgcaaccctactatcccgatacagcaacagtaccatgtgacctggagagcaatttcgagttgaccgtaaccgctgaagaagttttcattagctgaagcctagcatgataacaacctttaactgtagaagggaaaaattagatttatagtaatagtgcagtattcaagcattgtaaactgtgaggaaaaagccacaccaggaggtccagtaacttttccctagcatgtacgaatgttttctacttctaaataaataaaaaataagatttatatgcattcaacgagtacatattccacagttgcctataatatttaaatttttgtacttattttacctataaaagttataaaacattgtatatcttgagtgcaaataacattttagttccataaaaacactttttacttaactagtaattattttaacggctcttaagcattttgtgtacatttgctttgttggcgagtatcttctcgccaaactcctgtgaacagcagatgagcaagaataaagatttgatatttttatgcttcatttaaatactagtatgcctgcgaatgaaatcatttcaaaacattgattacaatacatatgaatccataaattttcagtcaataacagaacactttaaactatttgtacatgcccgtcatttcaaggaataaacatcaaaatacatgaaaaatgcaattacattatattttaaaatccggaaagaagtggggagagggagtttgaaaaataggcctgtatttgtatccgttatttatttatttatttattattatgtagTAAAGGAGTTGTAGCCatagagttgctctgatttgtagccccgacttcataataagcgccgtcgcgtcgtctgaaaaatatctaatgccaaaagagcgattgcgtgccaaaaccccacaacttcccagccaaacaagtcacctgaactgggaaacattgggtcccaagcagagatgggcagattcgtattcgtaaatccgaatccgaatttgattcacagtaccttaacgtgtcaatccgaatacgaatacattcgtattaacaagtgtgaatccgaatacgaaattcggattcatacctatgaatccgaatccgaatctattcagattcagacctatgaatccaaatcatttctgatttacatctgtgaatacgaatccatttggattcacacttggattcactgaaaagttcaattcaaaagcccaatataaataaataaatgtctgtctgtacctcGCTACTGGTCGAATTTTCGGTgttagtgaatttctgaagaaaagtgatgatattgttatgggtccaaaaattttataagtggaattctaccaaagtcatgtaaattgaaacttgatttgtttaaataattttaccgcagataatttatctcaatttcaaaactttaaaatataatgaatatacagtgattgatgttataaaggaccaaatttgattgtaaaaatttgttgatgttacagatacttgtaccgttgaaaatgcagattctctctgaaacgtttcgtttaaaaaaaagaacaaatatattatgatggaagaaaacggttttttattcaataatacaaaAGACATTTCAACACTCCATCTCCGGAAGGAAGCATCTATCACAAAGATATTTACTAATAGTTCTACTAACCAAATTTCTctcgaaaaaacagaaaatgcgtaaaagaaagctaggttgtattttgtatttcgcatttattttcaactatcgcAACTGTTGACTTCTGCGAAAACGTTCTTGTTTGTACCAAAAGAGTTCTATAAagaggaacgactcgtatactgcttccattggccgctatgaccaagcacggagaccggtttgagagaagagtggcaagaacggtagtttcgttatgaaacgtaatgaaaattcaagcggcgataaatgtttttCACTGCGTCAAATTactgatatttttcctcaaatacaatttcaaatggaaataacgatggaatcttctgggaatttttctcaaataattttagGTTAAACTGTAtataaagttttaatgaatgatgtataaaaacataatgcactgacagaatacagtaattttcaacagataaatcgggaaatttttaatcagtactcaagaacaacaaaaaactctgcatattttattaaacagattataaaatagtgtttaaattgttggatAAACAATAGGGGTTTATAACAGGGTtgaaaaaaatcaggattttaaaaaatatgtatataaaaactcggttttttaaatttaaatcggattttttttatttaaatagaatttttgaaatttaaatttatttaaatatagtatttgataTTAACAAGTTAAGATGCCCAAGTTAGATAAtaaattagataattcttttcctatatatggttaaaaattcataaaatctatgtttgagttattcagaaatcagtaaaaaataatcacACATCTGAGCAAGTGGCGTGCAGATCAATATTTTTTAGGGGACTAGTTGGTTACGGTAAATTAcgatacacaaaaataaaaagatttatagatatattatcttccctattattatcaacttcagtgtTATGCTTCAAAGTTGATGAGCAACATTGCTCACTAAAATGAAAATCTATTCGAGTTTTACCAAAAGTTTTCAACTGAGTAATGACTTGGTAGTGTCCttgggttttctcgtgacgaatCGTTGCCTTGTGGAAATTGCTCATATCTGAAAATCCATTGGCATTCCAGACacctttttccttttcaaaaaggacGCAGggccagcaaaatatttttttttttttttttttgacttacaagtAGTCAGCCATTTAACAGTCTCAAagtaatctttcttaaaatgccgATTGTAATTTTTTAGCTTCGCAGATATTGCTAGGTCAGGAGTAGACCTGCTCTGTGAAATTATTTGAGCTTTCTCTTGGTCAAGTCAAAGCTTCGACCGAACGGTTTGCGAGAACGTCCAGCAGGCAGCAATTCTCTTCCGAGCTCCGGGGCAGTCTGTGCTATTGCGCATGCTCCTCAACTACGTCCAGTTGGAGACCTGTTTTTTCGACCGAGTCCCCttccattacaaaagaaaaacacaatggaCGCAGCAAAATAACTTTGACTAGTGAATTTGTTGTTTCCTGAAGCTCACATAGAAACCTGCACATTAGGtacggaaacaaaaatttatccgttggtttaaaaaatgcatgaaataatcaaataagcTTTCGAGCGAACGCCAAGGATCTAACAAAGCTATATGAGATCTGGGGAACAGTttcttaaggctcttctataccgtccatcttggttttcgacgctaatgctttctctacgggaaaatctgctacctattcaaagcataacacgagaaattactggaatattttcatgcggtttgttttaaacgatggctatgacacagaactagagatgtgcttctttattttttctgtggttattttgaaattgttttaataacattttaaaattttaaacaactattttcacacgtttgaaaaatgatatgaaaaaacgggaaaaggagcgcaagagattgaacatttctctttaaaaacatataagtttatttctgagacaatttgttctattgatattctccacgtagtaaagccttgttttcgaaaaattgtgaaaaactgcgaaaaacacgcctttcaccagaccacacccatttcctcccactttgaggggccactttctcttctcccccagggaCTTTAGGGTCTTGTCTGCTGCTTCTCCGCTCCTCCACTTTGCCTCCAATGGTTGGCAATAAAACTACTGaatccctactaatgaccattcattctttgtcgttttgtgtgttggtcttgTGTTTCTGTGACATCGACGAAACTCATTCTAaaaagaacagtttttttcttttttcgagttctattcgataagtttttgaaattacttaggtgatatatttttcaatgctgttttaatataagtactcCGTTAAatctagaagttattttgtttgaaaaatcagtgaaaattaccgcattttaaaatgggaaaaaaattcgaaatgccatttttatttatgtatttctttattaaattattaattcaaaaaatatatagccaagtacagtgattgcgatttatatctcgatgtgaaatttgcaaaattataaaccaattcACTTAAAATACACTAGCCACATTAGGGGAAGTGGCaagtaaatcatgaaatttcccGCTCCTGAGTGTATATGCAGTAGAATGAGATTAATCTGGCGATTatacaaaatacatattttgcagagattattcaaaattgggttgtttccttcagtcaaaagtactatttttagtcattgaaattgatagaataagcaaaaaataaaaataacatgaagcgagaaaaaactttcattttccagacgcttattttttaacgaattttttaacatgtccgattttgaaaataagacgttgtctttatgacgtcacaaatgatgtacttag
It encodes the following:
- the LOC129218861 gene encoding paired box protein Pax-1-like, whose translation is MLIMEGGCYGEVNQLGGVFVNGRPLPNAIRLRIVELAQLGVRPCDISRQLRVSHGCVSKILARYHETGSILPGAIGGSKPRVTTPKVVSYIRELKQKDPGIFAWEIRNKLIDDGVCDSCNVPSVSSISRILRHKIGVSTTYGGLDKETARHLYGAIYPYPCNGSQAQQPSPAHSSNIPLSIATKVNVSSPSPLTPRAWPSAHSVSNLLGHSMGFQPSPPMGVPAGGQFAQFPTADAAAAVVAQAAQNYNYYMYHLHGHHHHQNTAVPGFVPSVPQPAQNLSLATTTGPL